DNA sequence from the Centropristis striata isolate RG_2023a ecotype Rhode Island chromosome 17, C.striata_1.0, whole genome shotgun sequence genome:
cacaagacttgtgtctgtCTACTGagaattatacatttaaaaatctccaattattgttctttttttcacttcacattcacttcaatgcaaaattttgggcagtttttcgtattttgtggagaaaagtaatagcacactgatcccgatcaaaccgtacattttgatatgtaatttgtagcgggacgaaattgtgtccggaagaggaagaagaaaaaatccacagtataacaatagtgctcggtgcgattgcctcGTAGCCCTAATCATTAATAGAAATAATGAtaatcattattactattaataataataataataattattataataataatagttataattattattatcttggataattattattattattataacttgtATTACCTTGACAAAACAACCTGAGAGAGTTCATTCTGTCCACAGCTCCAATCATGCTGCTTTATTCTGATGTTTATCTTCTGATTTTATTGTCAGGACTCCAGGCTGAAGGAAAACTCAACTCAAGAGGTAAAGAAGacaaatataaaacagagaacagagaaataaatgCACTTCTTTTACTGACgactctcttgtttgtgttcagagtctgtcaggttggtgggaggagacagtcgctgtgcaggaacactggagctgaaacatgaaagagaatggagaccagtggaTGGATATTTCTGGACcctgaagacagcagcagctgtctgcagagagttagactgtggttctgctgtttctgtaaaACAGAGCAAGAAGTCCTCAGAGAGATCTGTGTGGGGGATCAGAGCTGACTGTGTCCAGTCTGGATCTGCTCTCAGGGAGTGTATAGCACCATCAGATTTCACTCCCTTAATCCTGGATCTCACCTGTTTAggtaatggacgtagtcaccttgacgtcacccattggtttgtggacttccCGTTTGAATATGTGTATAGTGTATGTTATTTACCtttaataacatgaaaatatcattatcttgaaataatgagataatttcATATAATAACATGATAAATACATTGTGCAAACCtgaaaatatattgttataacAATAAACTTATAACTTATTAAACTCCAGATCAAGTAAAATACGAGTCTTGCCATATAATGCGTGTCCACCTAACTTTGTCTCTGGATATCCAGGAGTGAAATGCTTTTACCAGctcatattttagactgttttgaGAGGACAGTTCATACATTAATACTTACAAGGTCTGAGAAAGGAACGATGCAGATTTCGGCaggtaataaaaatatagtcCCATCTCTGCATATTGCATCCATAACTTTATCTCAGCACATATATTGGGCCATTAGATGGTGTGATTTACATTCATTTAATAACAaggtaatataatatataatataaatatgtaatataaaataaataaaactgctaAAGGAATCAAATGGTATTGTTATAAGCACATATTTGACcgactttgacaaaaaaaaaacgcacaGTCTAATAAAAAATTGATGATAAACGATGATAAACGAAAGACATCAGGTTATATATCACCATTGATGAAGCATGCAAAGAGCGTTATATGGTTTTTAATTTGGACTTTACAGGAGAAATCATTGCAATGTAGTTTTTGCTGTGGTGCTCCTGCGAGGGGCAGCAGATCTCTGCAGGCATAACTCAGCAAACACCGGTAGCCAGTGTCTGACAGCAGTGTAAGGTCGTCACCAATCAGCTATAAAAAGGTGAGTAAAATGAAGATGGCCTTGTAGTTCCGGCTCATATTTGGTCAGCCAAGTGTGGAACTTAACATAGAACATTTAACAGTACAAGAAGACACAAGTTGGATGTAACACGACGCAAAAATAACCAGTCAGACGGAGTACAGTGCGTGCCCCATCTAGACCTGAGTACTGCAAGGACACAATTGACCTAAAGGTGTGATCAGCTTTTAGCGTAGTTTAGGAGCTACAGATCATACAACTTTACTTTCATGTCACTATGTGTTCCTGCTACACAAAATGTGTACAAGTCAACaggtctgtgatgttgtgtggTTTGACAACATTCAAACTTGTTGTTGTTCCAATGTTGGAATTCTGCTCCATCTAGTTTGAATCACTGATTTGTTGTTTCATGACATCTTTCTATTTAGTGTCTGGTGTTTtttacctctctgtttctcttctctctcctctccagactctgtcaggctggtgaatgggaccagtgtgtgctcaggcagactggagctgaagtctgaccagtctaaccagagctgggcctcagtgtgtgaagctgactttgaccagcaggatgcagaggtggtctgcagggagcttggctgtggggctccttcagtcctccagggggcgctctatggagaaggggaggctccaatgtggaccaaagagttccagtgtggaggaaatgagtctgctctcctggactgtagaagcACAGGatcagatagaaacacctgctcacctggcagagctgttggactcacctgctcaggtagaagaggagctgcagctttcatttggttcatttctgttctcatcaaactcactttattcttttactgatgactctcttgattgtgttcagagcctgtcaggttggtgggaggagacagccgctgtgcaggaacactggagctgaaacatgaagGAGACTGGAGACCAGTGGATAAATATTATTCTGACTGGACcctgaagacagcagcagctgcctgcagagacttagactgtggttctgctgtttctctAGAAGAGAGATGGGAGTCCCCAGGCAGATCTGTGTGGGGGATCAGCTCTGACTGTGTCGagtctggatctgctctgagggactgtgcatcttcatcttcctctcGGTCTATCCTGGATCTCAACTGTTCAGGTAAGcctgtcagtgacatcatctatgacatcatgaatgacagaaatgtttccagTGAGTTCCTTCCTCTGTCACAGTGACAGTCAGTGGTGTATAATGGACTGGACTGTAAACATCCTAAAGTGTACAGAAGTGTTCTTGTTTCTGGAGACATAGACTGCATAGCTTCCCCTGCCAGGACACACCTGGAGGAACCTGTCTgcttcagccaatcacctctctgtatttacagatctgcttcagccaatcacctctctaCATTTATAGACCagtttcagccaatcacctctctgtatttacagacctgctGCTTCAGCCCAACatctcctggtcctcctccatGGACCCATGAGgcccagcagcagcatcaggaggAGTTTCGGGTTTTCAGAGGCTCCACCTTCACCATCAGC
Encoded proteins:
- the LOC131989138 gene encoding scavenger receptor cysteine-rich type 1 protein M130-like, with the protein product MDMDHLVVVLLLLWSSGLQAEGKLNSRESVRLVGGDSRCAGTLELKHEREWRPVDGYFWTLKTAAAVCRELDCGSAVSVKQSKKSSERSVWGIRADCVQSGSALRECIAPSDFTPLILDLTCLDSVRLVNGTSVCSGRLELKSDQSNQSWASVCEADFDQQDAEVVCRELGCGAPSVLQGALYGEGEAPMWTKEFQCGGNESALLDCRSTGSDRNTCSPGRAVGLTCSEPVRLVGGDSRCAGTLELKHEGDWRPVDKYYSDWTLKTAAAACRDLDCGSAVSLEERWESPGRSVWGISSDCVESGSALRDCASSSSSRSILDLNCSDLLLQPNISWSSSMDP